Genomic window ([Empedobacter] haloabium):
CTGCAGCGAAGCGAGGCGGTCGGACGTGCACCACACTTTGCGCGGCAAATCCGCTCCGAGGAAGGGAACCATGAAGCGGTAGATGGTCACGTCGGCGAGCGTTGACAATTCGGCCTCCAGGCGCTGGCAGAACGGGCAGGCGGGATCGGTGAAGACGACTAGGACATCGGTACCTTTGCCGTGGCGGCTCGCGATCGCATCGCTCAGGGGCAGGTCAGCTATGCCGAGGGCAGCCTGCTGGGAGCTAGGCCCGAGGCGTACCGCGATGGCACCGGTAAGGTCTTTTCCGTTTAGCGTATCGTACAGGTGCCCGAACAGAAAATACCCAGGCTGTTTTGCTGACACGTAAGCCACGCTCGGGCCCATCCTGACTTCATAGAGGCCCGGGATTGGCGAGGGATGAATTGTGTCGAAGCGTGTGGACGGATGAGCGTGCCGAAGCTTGTCAAGCAGGACGTCCGCTTCTGTGCCCTGTGCGGTTTGGCCGCATACCAGCAGGGCGATGCCGACGGCAATAAAATCAGTTTTCCTCATGATCCTGTTCCTCCATATCGGCGGTATCGATGTCGTCCACGGCCGGCATGCCGGCTCCCTTGGTGATCGCTACTTCGATCGACCGGCCCGCATCCACTTCGATAACGGGGAAGGTCTGCTCTGCCAGGCGGATGTAGTAGTTCGCGAGGTTATCCAGGGCTCGCCCGACGCCACCGGCCATCCCGCGGCGAAACTGCTCGGCGGTGCCATTCGGTCCGGTCGCGAGTGTGCCAAAAGGGGACGTGGTGTAAGTGGTGCCGCCTTGCGCGAAACCTTGGCCGATGCCGCCGACGATGCCCGCTCGCAGCGCATTGGCGAGAATCTGCCCCTGCTTCGTCACAAGCCGGCCGCGTATGCCGAGCTTGCCGTCCTCGCCGAACAGATTGCCCTGGATCGGGATTTCAAGTGCCGACCCGTCATGCCGTACGCAGGAGAGCGAGACCGTCCTAGCATATACGCGTTCCGAGCTGATGTCGCCATAGCCAGAGGCCACCACAAAGCATTCCTTGATTTGCGATCGGAAGCGATTAGGCAGCACGGCGTTGTCGGTGAGCCGCACCAATATTGGCAGGGGATTGCTCTGAGCCTGCCCGCCGGTTGGGGCATCGATACCGCCGAGCAGGAGCCCCGGTGTGAAGCCGACTGGAAGGAAGCTGTCGATCCTGAGGTCTTTTTCGCCGGTAGCAGACGGCGCCGGGGAGTCGGCGGCGCCGGGTTTGACCGGTGCACCCTTGGCAGCGGTGTCGGACAGACTTACCTGAACGATCGCTGCGTCCAAGGCGGCCGACGCTGGGCCGGCCTCAGTCGCAGTACGGATTGCCGGGACGTGGGCGGTGACCGGCGTGGCGGGCGGGAAGGTAGTCACTTGCGTCGGATTATGGTACTCGCCGGAGGACATAGGCGTCCCCGCGTTTGTCGGTTCGTGCTTGTGGCGATCAGCGGACGCGTTTGACTCACTGGCACCTTCTTCTAGTTGTCTAAGCCGCTTAAGCAACGCAGCCTCCGTCGCCGCGCGTTCCCTCTCCTTTCGCTGCTGGGCCTCGACGTCGGCCTTGAGGATGGCCACGTCACGGCCCGCAGTCCCAAGCCAGGCTTCGCGCGGGTCGATCTCCCCCTGAACTTTGATACCGAGGTTGGTGGGCGTAAGCTTGGCGGGCTTTCGTTGTCGGTCCGTCCGCGGCTTGGAGTCGCCGATGGCGAAAATCATCCATAGAAGGCTGAAGCCCAAGACCAATACGACGCCCAAGTGGATGAACTGTCTGCGCCGGTGGGGCATCTCTTTGTATGCGGACCGTAGCCGTGTCATGATGCTCATGGCTGCACCTCGCTTCGCACGATGTAGACGGCGGTGGACTCGTATGGTCGCAGGTTATGATTCGCGATAGCGATGGCGAGTACCTCCGAACCAGTGCGATCGAACTCCTGCTCGGCCAGTGAGAGCGTGGTCTCGCTCGTATTGGTCAGCACATACCGCTCGCCAATCAGATTCCTTCCTTGATATTTGTTCACCATCCTGAGGGAGGCTTCCTGCCATAGTGGCAGTACCAGATTCACGCTTTCCGAGCGCACATCGTCGGGAGTGCGGTCGCCCACCATCGCGCGCATAAAGGTCTTGATCTTCTTGATATAGCTATCGTGACGTGATCGTGTGGCGGATTGAGACGCGGCCGTGCGTCCAGCCAAAGCATCCACCAGTACGATGGTGTCGGATGGCACATCGGCCTTGCGCAGTATCAGCGCATAGGTGGCGCGGTTAGTCGAAACAAAGAGATTGATGGGTTTCTTGTCGCGGCCTTTGACCTGGAGGTAGATCTCGCCCTTCGTCATGTCGCAGGTGACGATTGCCTCGGCGGCAGTTGACACTGCTGCCAGTTGCGCGGTGGCCGCCGCGCTGGACTCCCGGGGCGCGCCGCACCCGCTCGCCGGATGGACTTTGCCGACCACGCCCGTGATCATGCTGTCTTCGACTCTTATCCGAGTTATTTCACGCAGCGAGACGACCGCTTCGACCGACAGGCCGTCGTGCACTTCCTTGCGTTGCACGGCGCAGCAGTCAACGCTCGCCATCATCGATGTGGCCAACAGCATCGGCGCCAGCCAGGCTCGATTTTCCATGGTCCTTTACCTCCTCAAATCCGGTCAGGTGCAGCCTGCCTCCGTTGCTGGCGAAGGTCGCCTCGTAGGTCTTCGGAACCGGTGGTGTGTCTTGTCCGTTGATCTGCGTGCGGAGCAGTCCTATGATCCTGACGCGCTGGTGCTCTTCGTCGGGTACCAGCTGCCTGGGAAGAAAGTAGGTGCTGGCATTCAGCCTCTTCAACCGCGCCGCCTCGATTTCCTGGCGCTGCTTCAATTTGCCGACCAGGTCAGGTGCGACGAAGCCGAGGAGCGCATTCTTCTTCCAGTCCAGTGACGAGGGGGCCACGTCAAGAATCAACCAGGCAACATAGCCACCCATCTGCTCCAGGTAGGCGTTACTGTACTTGTCACCCTTCACGGAAAATGGCCCAGTCAGATTAGGCGGGGACACAATCGTCCGCTCGGTTCCGATGACATGGTAGAGCGCCGACAGCGCGAGCAGTAGGGCCGCCGAGAGCATGCCTATCACGGTGGATCGGCTCCGAATCGCGCGGCGCAGATCCGACAGCGTCGCTTCGTAGTCATCATTTCTCATGCTGCACCCCGCTAGCCGATCATGCGCAGGATGTGCGCAGGTGGCGTCACCCGCAGCGCCGTCAAAGGAAGCGGAGGCAGCATCCAATACATCCAGTGGATGGCATAGGCGTGATGCTTGTCCGCCTTTACTTTGTTCAGTTTCCTGCTGAGATAAATCCCCCCGGCCAGGCAGGCGCCGAATGCTAGGTAGTTACCCGCAAGCCAGCCGAGAAACAGCGCCAGCATGACTGGCGCGGCGACATCGACGTCCCACAGGCCGATCTTCCATTGGTCGTCGAGCCGGCGTGGAATATATGTATCGTCGTCGGACATGCTTGCTCCACCAGGATCGGTCAGATCACCGCGCCGAGGATAGCCCCGCCCATTACCAGTCCGACAGAACCGAAAATCGCCATGCCGATGTAGTAGAGGACCGGGCTAAAGTTGCGCAACGCCGCCAAGGAAATGAAGGCAACGGCGAAGCCGATGAATCCAACGAGCGCCTTCAGGCCGGGCGTGAGCTCCGCCAGTTTTGTTAAGGCGGACAGGAGCGGGCCTTCCAGGCCTGTGAATGCTTCCAGGTCTACCGCAAGCGCGGTGCCCGTCATAAGGCTTGCGAATAGTACGACTGCCGCTCTGTTTGTGACCACCGAGCGGCCACAGAAGCGGCAGAGATGGGTAACTGCGGCGGGATTGTTCAAGGTGTTCATGCTGGCTCCACGGGGGCTGGAAGATTGGAAATCGAGCGTCTATTTGGACGATCTGGTGGGCCCCTGGCATGCGCAGCGCGGGCGCGACTGGCGCGAGTGCGCCACGTCTCGCCGGTAGCGATGGCGCGCGCCCGTGGGCCGCTTCGCGGGCGCTGCCGCTGTCGGGGGGATTGTGTGTTCATGGCGAAGGACTGGCACTCGGAAAGGTCAGTTGGATGTCCACGCGTCGATCGCGAGAACGCTCGGACGGCCCAGTCTTGCCGGTGCGCTGGCAGCACAGAACCGCGGTATCGATAGCGACAGACGCCAACGGTACGATCGCACGCTCGCGAAGATAGGTGGCCACACGTGCAGCTCGCAGTTGTGCGATATGTTGGTTGACGCGCGCGGAACCGCTTGCATCCGTTCGCGCAACCACGTTCACTCGTGCTGCCGGTTTCCCGGTAAGGAACGCATCAATCGAGCGCTGGCGGGCCTCGTCCAGCTGGGTATCACCCGGACGGTAATAGAGTGACAGGTGGGCGGGGGGAGCAGGTTCAGGCGGATACGTAAGTGCCCAATCGACCCTACTATGCGTTTGCCAGGGTAAGCCCGACTGACTAGATGCTGCGGCCACGATTGACCGCTTAGTCGTCGGTAGGGGGCAAGTGGGCTTTCGACAGATCGCGAAGCGCGCACTCGAACCAAAACCCGTCTGGACGATACTGTAGTCATCTCTTACCGGCCGAGGTGGAGCGGGCGAGTCGTCCGTTCGTAGCCGGTTGAGCGAACATCCGCCCAATTGAGCAAGGGGCGCGATGACGAGGATGGCGGTGAGCAGTGGGTTCATCGCAGGCTCATGATCGATGCAGGTGATTCGATGGTATTGGCGCGAGCCCTAGCCGTGCTGGCGATGTGGCGTGGGCCGCCTGCGTTTGCGTGCTTGCCCATGGCTCGATAGACACGCCAGGCGTACGCTGCTCGCGCTGCGCGACATTCGTCGCCCTTGAGCCGTGTGCATGAAACGCAATATGCACCGACGGCTTCCCAAGTCATGCCGTGCCGGGCGATCTTTTCACGAAGTATCCGCGCACCGGCCCGCAAGTTGATGCATGCATCGAACAGATCCGATTCCGAGACGCCGAGGTTGCGCAGCACCCGGGGAGCGGTGTTGATACCGACGAGTCCGATGTCGCGTGTGCCCGTCTTGTGCCTGTGCGTGTCGTTGACGGCGCTCGGATTCATGGACGATTCTGTCCAGGCGATCGCCTGTAGCAGTTCGACGGTAACACCGCCTTCGATTGCGGCGAGATGCCAGCATGGGGCCGACGCGTGCGCGTGCAGAGCGACAGGGGCGAGAAGCAGGGCGAGCAAGATTCGCATGACGAACGGTTAACCCGAGAGCGGCGACGAAGCCGCGTTCACCCGCAGTTGGCGGGACACTGGTCAAACGGGTGTGGCGGGCGGCGCGAGCGGTCGGCCAATTGTTCGGGTTTAGGTGATCGCGGATGCGCGTTTGGCAGTGTTTCGCCGCGCATGTTCGAAGATCGTGTGCTTTGCGTCGCTGCGATCGAGCGCAAGATGAACGCAGGCGGTAGTGAAGTGATCCAGGTTGAACTGAGGGTTTGGCTGGCGGTTCCGAGGCGATCGCTGTAGTGCCAGCAGCAGCTCGTACTGAGAGCGCCAGATCGCGGCAGTGTGTTTCGGGGTATCTGTAGGACGTAGAAGAAGCGCCGTGTGGATGTAGTGGAAGATCCGGTCTGCGGCGGCGACGTCATCGAAGACGACCGATACGCACGCGCTGATCAGATCGGGCGTATGAAACCGCGGCGATTGGTTCTCGGGTTCGTGATACAGCTGCTCCAACCGTCCAAATTCCGTCATGTGAACGAGTGTCACCACGGTTGGACTTGCCGCCTGGGTAGACGGCGAACGAGGCCCTTGAGTACGTCCCGAGTCTCTAGGTTCGGATGGCTGGCGATCGGCGTTCATGGTTTAGCACTGGGATGACGGAAGCTGGAAGTATCCTACGCCCCTGGAACCCACTGCGGCACGCCGGTATGCCGCGTAATCAGTGCACTCATTTCGAATCGGCTGATACCAGCCTTTGTTTGGCGCGCGCACTCTTGCGAGCTGATGAAATTCTGGCGCGCTAAACGGGCGAACAGCGCAGCCGGGACCTGATCGAACGCGTCAGCATCACCTAACGACATCAGGCGTCGCAGGAAGACAAGCATCTGCACGCGCGCGAGGTGCTGGAAAACTTCCGCACTGCAGTGAAAGAGCAGCGCCAACAGGAGGCCAGGCCGCGTGAGCACCAGCTGCAAGCGGGACAGGCCGAGTTCCAGCAGGTCCAGCAAGCCGCGGCGCTCAGGCAGGGGCAGATGACCCGATTGAACAAGGAGGCAGGCGCCGTGGCGGCCGACTGGCAGCGGGCAAGCAAGGCGTATATCTGGATACTGAATCAGTCGCGGTCTGCAGCGCAAGATCGAGCAGTTGGATATGGTCGAGTCGCATCCTGCTACTATCGGAAGCCAAGCGGCCGATGTCCGGCGGCGCTCCGAGCTCGCCGAAGCGGCATCGGCCGCCACCCTGGAAGCGTGCAGTGTGCCACGCGAACGGAAGGCAGGCCAGGAGGCCCAGTTGACCGGCATGGGCCCCGCCAGCGCATTGGCACGGCAAATCAGCGAACTACAGCTGGCTGTTTTAGGCCCGCCTGGGCCAGCGTCGGCGCCCGCGCCCAGGAGATGCGACCTGCGGCGGCGGGACCCCGTCAGGATCAAATCTTGCTGATCTGCCGGTCGATCGCTTTCATCGCGCGCTCGCTGCGTTCGCTGTAGCGGTCGGTCAGGTAGGCGCTACGCCCACGCGTCAACAGCGTGAACTTGTACAGCTCTTCCATCACGTCGACCATACGGTCGTAGTAGGCGGAAGGCCGCATGCGGCCGGCATCATCGAACTCCTTGTACGCCATCGGCACCGACGACTGGTTCGGAATGGTGAACATGCGCATCCACCGCCCCAGCAAGCGCAGGGTATTGACCACGTTGAACGACTGCGAACCGCCGCACACCTGCATCACGGCCAGGGTGCGGCCCTGGCTCGGCCGCACTGCACCCTGTTCCAGCGGAATCCAGTCGATCTGGTTCTTCATGACCGCCGTGATGGCGCCATGGCGCTCGGGGCTGCACCAGACCTGGCCCTCGGACCACAGCGAAAGCGCGCGCAGCTCGACGACCTTGGGGTGGTCCTCAGGCACGCTACCGGCCATGGGCAGCTCGGTCGGATCGAAGATTTTGACCTCGCCGCCGAAGTGTTCGAGAACGCGCGCCGCCTCTTCGATAAGAAAGCGGCTGAACGAGCGTTCGCGCAGCGACCCGTAGAGCAGCAGGAAGCGCGGCGGATGGTCCATGTCGCCGGCCGGTTCCAGCCTGTGTACAGACGGTATGTCGAGCTGGTCCGCGCGAATATTGGGCAGGTCCGGGATATTAGTCATGGTGAATACGCTTTCCTTGTTCATCAATCACCTGTTCGCCGTCTTCCTTGGTGAACGCTCCGCGTTGAGGCATGGAAAGAATGTCGAGCACCACCTCGGAAGGGCGGCACAGCCGCACGCCGTCAGGTGTGACAACGAAAGGGCGGTTGATCAGGATCGGGTGCGCCAGCATCGCGTCGAGCAGCTGGTCGTCCGTCATGGCGGGATCATCCAGGCCCAGTTCGGCGTATGGCGTGCCGTTCTGGCGGATCGCCTGCCGCACAGTCAAGCCGGCTTGTGCGATCAGCCCGGCCAGCGTGGCGCGGTCCGGCGGGTGCCGCAGGTAGTCGATGACGAGCGGCTCGATGCCGGCGTTGCGGATCAGGCCCAGCGTGTTGCGCGACGTACCGCAGGCGGGATTGTGATAGATGGTAACGCTCATGATGTCTCCTTAAGCTAAGCGAACGGCCAGGGCGGCCAGGGTAACTAGCAGGACCGGCAGGGTGAGCACGATACCGACGCGGAAGTAATAGCCCCACGAGATATGGATGCCTTTGCTGTCCAGCACGTGCAGCCACAGCAAGGTGGCCAGGCTGCCGATCGGCGTAATTTTCGGCCCCAGGTCGCTGCCGATCACGTTTGCGTAGACCATCGCCTCGCGCACGATGCCTTGCGTGCTCGTCGCATCGATCGACAAGGCGCCGACCAGCACGGTAGGCATATTGTTCATGATGGACGACAGGATGGCGGTAATGAATCCTGTCCCCAGTGCGGCACCCCAAACGCCATATTCGGCGCAGCGGTTCAGCAGCGTCGTCAGGTAATCGGTGAGGCCCGCATTGCGCAACCCGTACACGACGAGGTACATGCCGAGCGAGAAGATGACGACCTGCCAGGGCGCGCCGCGCAGCACTTCGCGGGTAGAGATGCGATGGCCGCGGGCGGCGACGACCAGCAGCAGCACGGCGCCCGCTGCCGCAACTGCGCTGATGGGCACACCCATCGACTCGAGCCAGAAGAAGCCAATCAGGAGCAAGGCCAGCACCCACCAGCCGGTCACGAACGTGGCGCGGTCATGGATGGCCTCATCAGGGCGCTTCAGTTGCGCCAGGTCGTAATCTGCGGGGATGTCTTTGCGGAAGAACAGCAGCAGACCGCAGAGCGTGGCAGCGACCGAGACGAAGTTCACCGGCACCATGACGGCCGCGTAACGGGCGAAGCCGATATCGAAGTAATCGGCGGAGACGATATTGACCAGGTTCGACACGACCAGCGGCAGGCTCGCCGTATCGGCGATGAAGCCGGCCGCCATCACGAATGCCAGGGTCGAGCGGTCATTGAAGCGCAGTGCGCGCAGCATGGCGATGACGATCGGTGTCAGGATCAGCGCCGCGCCATCGTTGGCAAACACGGCGGCGACGGCCGCGCCGAGCAGGACCAGCATCGCGAACAGACGCCTGCCATTGCCCTTGCCCCAGCGTGCCACGTGCAGCGCAGCCCATTCGAAGAAGCCGGCCTTGTCGAGCAGCAGGCTGATGATGATCACCGCCACGAAGGCGCCGGTCGCGTTCCAGACGATGTGCCACACCACGGGAATATCGCCGACGTGTATAACGCCCGCCAGCAGGGCGAGGAGGGCGCCGGCGGCAGCGCTCCAGCCGATGCCGAGGCCGCGCGGCTGCCAGATGACGAAAATTAGTGTTGCGAGAAAGATCAGAAACGCAATCAGCACGGGTGCATCCTAAAAGAAGGTCGGTAAAGGCGCACACGGGCGCCCGTAAGAAAGAGTCAGCGGCGGTGGGCCGGTATCAGGGCACAAGGGTGCCGATGCGGTCCAACTCGGCTTTGAAGCGTGCCTTGTCATTGCGCAGCTCTTGCAGCGGCAGCGCAAGGAACGCCTGCAGGCGCGCGATGATGATGTCGTAGGTGCGCTCGAATGCCGCCTCGATTTCTGCCTCAGTACCGACCACGTGGCTCGGATCGTCCAGCCCCCAGTGCGCGCGCAGCACAGGCCCCAGGTACGCCGGGCACGTCTCGCGGGCTGCGCTGCCGCACACTGTGATGACGATATCGGGCGTGACCGGCAGGTCGTCCCACGACTTGCTGTAATAACCCTCGGTGGAAATGCCCTTGCGGTGCAGTATGGCGACGGCGCGCGGGTGCAATTGGCCAGCCGGCTGGCTGCCCGCGCTGATCGCCTTCAGGCCGGCTGGCGCGAAATGGTTGAACGTCCCTTCGGACAGGACGGAGCGGCACGAATTGCCGGTGCAGAGAAACAGTACGTTCATGGTGTCGTTCGGGTGGGTAGGTAGATAGTCAGACAGCGGTACGGCCGATCGCCGCCACTTCATGCTGGATTGCGTTCTTCTCGAGCATATGCAGTGGAAGACTCACGAAAATGCTCATGCGGGCGCGGATCTGGCGGAACACCTTCTGGAACACGGCGCGTCGTTGATCCGCCGTGCCGACGAAGGCTGCAGGATCTTCAGAACCCCAGTGGGCCGACATCGGGTGCCCGGGCCAGTGGGGGCATACCTCGCCAGCGGCGTTGTCGCAGACCGTGAAAATGAAGTCCATCACCGGTGCGCCTGCCTGGCCGAACTCGTCCCAGCTCTTGCTGCGCAGCTGTTCGAGCGGATACCCTGTTGTGGCAATCTGCTCAAGCGCCAGCGGGTTGACTGCGCCGGTAGGGTGGCTGCCGGCAGAAAAGCCGCGGAACCGGCCTTGCCCCATCGTTGTAACCAGTGCTTCAGCCATCACGCTGCGCGCGGAATTGCCCGTGCATAGAAACAGCACGTTATAAACCTTGTCTTCCATAAGGACTCCTAGTTAGCTGGACGAACTTCAGTGATTGCAGTGTTCCCTTGGCGGCGTTAGCCGCGCTTGGGCGCGCATGGGATGCCGCCGCAGCAGTTTTCAGTGAGAAAGCCGATGAGGCCATTCATGGTTTGGATGTCTGCGGAGTAGATCACGAAGCGACCGTCTTGCTTAGACGTGAGCAGTTTCGCGTGCGTCAGCTCCTTTAAGTGGAACGACAGCGAGGAGGGCGCGATGTCGAGCTGCTCGCCGATCTTGCTGGCTGCGAGCCCGTCGGGTCCGGCCTGTACAAGCAATCGGAACACTGCCAGCCTGCTCTCCTGGGCCAACGCCGCCAACGCCGCCAATACATCATTCGTCTGCATGGTCGCACTCCATTCGATGTTTCGAGAATCGTGGAAATATAATACCGTAGTCGGTGCGACATTTCAAATAATCTCGAATCACCTTGACGACTTGATGACACACGTCGCGAGGTTTATTGCCAAGCGGAGAACCCTACTGACCGACTAGGGTGCTGGCGGCAGAGTCGCAAGTCCACGCAAGATTTCGCACTCCCGTACCGATGCACCGTGGCGACAGCTTGCACGCAAGCGCGCGAGTTCCTCCTGTAAAGCCAGGAGCTCCGCCATTTGTTGCTGGATCTGACTCATGTGCTGATCCACCAATGCGTCGACGCCTAAGCAAGGCTGATCCGGGTTGTCCTGGAATAGCAGTAACGATTTGACTTCGCCCAGCGACATGCCGAGCGACCGGCACCGGCGGATAAAGGTCAGACGGGCCTCATGCGACCGGTCGTAGAGCCGATAATTGCCGGCGGATCGCCCCGGCGCGGGCAATAAGCCTTGCTGCTCGTAGAAGCGAATCGTCTCCGGCAGGCACCCGGCGCGAGCCGCCAACTCACCAATTTTCAAGTACATCGCCGTCTCCGCTTGACCTTGTAGTTACTAGAGGAATTCTAATCGGATTTTGGAAGGAGAATGCCATGGCCGATTGCTGCTCGAACGCATGTGGCGCAGCCCAGGTCTTGAACAGGCGCTACCGGCGAGTCCTGTGGATTGCCTTGTTGATCAATGTCGTGATGTTCGGAATCGAGCTGGCAGCAAGCTTGCATGCCGGATCCGCCGCGCTGCTTGCCGATTCTATAGACTTCTTTGGCGACGCCGGCAACTACGCAGTGTCGCTCTTCGTACTGACTATGGCAGCGGTATGGCGTCCCCGTGCGGCATATGCGAAGGGCATCGTGATGGGCAGCTTCGGCGTGCTCGTCTTATGCAAGGCACTGTGGGCGGGCCTCGAGGGACAGGCTCCAAGCGCAATCACCATGGGCACGGTCAGTATCGTAGCCTTCATGGCGAACGGTGTGGTGGCGATCCTTTTGTACGCCTTTCGCGAAGGCGATGCGAACATGCGCTCTGTGTGGCTTTGCACGCGCAACGATATGATCGGGAACTTGGCCGTGCTACTGGCAGCTGGCGGCGTGTTCGGTACGGGCTCCGCATGGCCGGATATAGCCGTCGCGTCCATCATGGCAGTGCTCGGGCTGACCTCCGCTTGGGAGATCGTCCGGCACGCACGGGTCGAGCTCGATATGTTGCGGGCGCAGCCGCTAGGCGCGTAATTCAATGGTTGCCTCATGCCCTGGAAAGCCATATTGGCGGCCCGGTTGGCGGGTTTGCTATGCCTGCACCGCAGGCGCTCGGTTCTGCTGAGGCCGTCTGCAGGGGCTGCGCAATTCGTGCAAGAGCTCAAAAGTCGCTAGAAGGAGGCCATGAAAGTCATTCTTTTGCTGATCCTGGCCATGGCCCTGTGCACCAGCGCGCTCGTCGCACGACTGCCGTCCGGATCGGCACTGTTCACTGCCATGTCTTAACGTGGGCTGCGCGCCCATCGGGCTGGCCATCGCGCCGCCGCCGGTGCCGGTTGGCTGGATTGCGAGCCGATGCCGGCAGTGCGCAGATGTCCGAAGTCAGCGCGGTCTTACCGTCGCCTAATCCCGCCATTTGGGTTCCGCCCGACTGAAAAATGCGATAGCTCACCGCATTTTTCTAATACTACAGGAAGAACCCATGAAATCCAAACTCATCAAAATCACGGTCGCCGCCGGCTCGCTGCTCACGTCGGCCGACGCCCTCGCTGCGGCGAACGCAGAGGCTACACCGGTGCAAGGGCCGTACTGTTCGACGGCGGTATCGATGGTGAAAGTATCGCTCTATATTTCGAACTCTGGCATTGACATTGGAGTTTCAGCCAGCGCTATGGTGATAATTCGCCAACACGACACACAAGAAGTAGATTATTGTAGCTATAGCAGACCATGCAAATGCTGGGTGTAAATGCAGAGGCGCAACAGTGTACGCTACAAGAGCTGCGCAGGCTATCAGTCCGCCAGCCAACCCGAAAGTGCATCGTTCAGGACAATGTCGCTGGAACTGATGGGTACGAACGGTTCGCCGCACAGCTGCGTCCAACAGGGCTGGACAGAGCAGAATTAACGTTCCAATGACCAGTGAGCGCAGTAGCGCCAGGCGATAG
Coding sequences:
- a CDS encoding arsenate reductase ArsC, translating into MEDKVYNVLFLCTGNSARSVMAEALVTTMGQGRFRGFSAGSHPTGAVNPLALEQIATTGYPLEQLRSKSWDEFGQAGAPVMDFIFTVCDNAAGEVCPHWPGHPMSAHWGSEDPAAFVGTADQRRAVFQKVFRQIRARMSIFVSLPLHMLEKNAIQHEVAAIGRTAV
- a CDS encoding helix-turn-helix transcriptional regulator, which gives rise to MQTNDVLAALAALAQESRLAVFRLLVQAGPDGLAASKIGEQLDIAPSSLSFHLKELTHAKLLTSKQDGRFVIYSADIQTMNGLIGFLTENCCGGIPCAPKRG
- the cadR gene encoding Cd(II)/Pb(II)-responsive transcriptional regulator: MYLKIGELAARAGCLPETIRFYEQQGLLPAPGRSAGNYRLYDRSHEARLTFIRRCRSLGMSLGEVKSLLLFQDNPDQPCLGVDALVDQHMSQIQQQMAELLALQEELARLRASCRHGASVRECEILRGLATLPPAP
- a CDS encoding cation transporter, with product MADCCSNACGAAQVLNRRYRRVLWIALLINVVMFGIELAASLHAGSAALLADSIDFFGDAGNYAVSLFVLTMAAVWRPRAAYAKGIVMGSFGVLVLCKALWAGLEGQAPSAITMGTVSIVAFMANGVVAILLYAFREGDANMRSVWLCTRNDMIGNLAVLLAAGGVFGTGSAWPDIAVASIMAVLGLTSAWEIVRHARVELDMLRAQPLGA